The stretch of DNA AAGCACACATGAGATGCATGTGTCTCCTCTGGGCCTGCGGCAGAGATGTTGCGGGGAGACCAGTGCCTCCCATCCTGTCCAGCCTTCACCACTTGCCCCGCAGACCCCCTGTTCCGAGACTTTGCTGCCCAGCTCTCCCTGGACAGGTGGCTGACACCTGGTTTccactttcttcccttctccgGTTTCAGGAGCTCTTGGCTAGAGGAAGTGGAGGGGCCTTGGGATGCGGAGAGCCGAGGGCTGACTCCCGGACAGCGGAACAGAGAGAACTGCCGACAGACAGACGGTATGTGCCTGGTGAGGCTTGTGCCCCCACTGGGCCCCCTTCTGGGGAGGCTGGCAGGTGAGGGGGCAGCAGGCTGCCCCTCTTGGTGGGTGCTGGTGGAAGGAGCAGTGGAGGCCAGAGAGGCTTGGACTTCAGAGCCCTTGAGCTTGGagacccccacccacctccccaagGAGCCCGGCCTGGGCTCACAGCTTCTGGTTATGATCTTTATTAAGCTAATttatggaatatttcctgagcaccAGCTACGGGTGTTAGTGCTTTACATAATCGTTACAACAGCCTGTGAAATTGATGCCATTCTTGACTCAGTTAAGAGTTGAGGAAAGGAGCCCCATGGAGAGCAGCTTTTCCCTCTGaggctgcctccccaccccctggggcAAGGGGTGGGCCACTCCTCGGGTGGCTTCTGCCCTCTCTTggccctgcctctccccccaTCTGCTCCCACTGGGTCCAGCACCCTGCACCGCCCCCCTAGCACACCCCTGACCCATGGGTACTGACATGCCAGAGTCCGGCCCTTCTAATGACCCTGGCAGCAGACCGGGCCTCTCTGCCTGCCTGGTGGCTCCTATGTGTCCTCTTCTCTCAGTCCAGGGGCTTCTTGTCACATCTCTGAACCTCCTCCTTCCTTGTTCTCCTCAGCAGGTTGAGGAGCCCTCACCTCCCAGAATGACCAGTGCAGCCCCTGCTAAGAAACCCTACCGGAAGGCGCCACCTGAGCATCGGGAGCTGCGGCTAGAGGCTCCTGGCTCCCGGCTGGAGCAGGAGGTCAGCAAGAGTggtccccctgcccctgctggcAGATGCAGCCCCCTGAAGCTGGGTGTTTGGCCGATTTGCCCTGCCCGAGGGGACCTAGGTCACCCAAGTTGACGTGAGGGCATAGCTTTGCTGATACATGCTTGGGGtctcagctgcagcaaagctggtgGGAGCCATGTAAACTCATAGGGGATGGCTGGGGCCCCTGTCCCTGTGTCCAGGAGTCCAGAGTCTATAGCTCAGCAGAAGTATCCCATGTAATATTGTTTTTCATGCAGGAAGCAGCCCGCCAGCCTGAGGGCTTCTCACCTACTAGAGGCCAGAACCTTGTCCTCCACTGGTGGAGCAGGGATGTTCAACCTGTGGCCCCTCTGGGGGCCATTAGGAAGTGGTGCTCTGTCTGCTTCCCACCAGACCAACTGTTCTTCACTGTCCAGAGAAGTGCGGCCCTCCTCCAGCTTTGCTCTGTCTGGCTAACTTTTATCAAATACGTGCTCCCTGCTAGGAACTGCATTAGGTTCTTAGGAGGCCTTTGGGCAACTGCAGAACATTCTCTGGTCGGTTCTCCTCCCTCCTTAAGCTTACTGCAGGAGGAAACGAGCACCGCAGCAGAGTCCCCTTGCTCCTGTGTCTCCACCCTGTTGCAGCACATGGAGCACATTTAAGGAACTTGAGAGATGGCTAGTAAGTGCTGAGCATCAGGCATACCGTGGTACCTCTGGACAGCTTCAGGGCAGAAATGCCACCCATGACTTGCCCATTCTCAGTTTAGGAAACATTATATAAAAAGGCCAGATACAGTGTGAGGAGCCACCCACTGGGCATTCTCCTGGTTTTGTAGGTAAGGCCACTAGGGCTCGGCAAAGTTAATACAACCAGTGTGTGGTAGAACAGGATCAATGCAGGTGTCAGCAGCTCCAAGTCCTCGGTCCAGGCCACCACCCACCTCATGGTCCTGCCTGTGCTTGGTGTCCTGAAGCATCAGACCCATGTGGAGTGGGCCCTTGACCTTTCCCTCCTGCCACAGCACATGGCTGCTGTGCTTCGCAGCTGGCTGAGCACTGGCTTTTGGGCTGTGGCCGACGTGAATGCTTGGGGAGGATGCAGCAGGAGGGTCAAAGCAGGATGAGACACTTTACTCCTGTCAGTGGGTTGGCCCAGAGGCTCTCCTTCCCCCACACACTTGTTCCTCCCAAGCCTCTGTGAGGGCCTGATTCAGCCCCAGGGGTAGAGCCCAGGACTCTATTCTAGCTCACCTGACTTCGTCACTTCTCTAGAAGGTCTCAGCCATGCCTGCAGGGTCCACTAGTGGCCCAGTGGACAGCTGGGGGGCTCTCTTTAGCCCTGGCAGAGGTAGCATGGATGCCAGGACTCATTTGCAGTTGGCTCTGGGGTTAAGAGGGGCTGGAGCTGGTGTGGGTAAGGGTGAAGGCTGGGAGGGGTTCTTGAATCTCCTGATTGGCCCAGAAGAGAGTAATGTAGGCTTGTCTGGGTGTTACTGGATTGCCTCCATCTCTCCAGGGCCTTGCAGCCACTTATGCTGTGACAGTCTCTTGGCTGCAGACCTGGCCCTTGCCAGggcttgtgggggtggggggcggggatggCAAGTGGGAGGCCAGTGGTCCAGTGCTGGGCCTCaagcttctgtttttttgtgtccAGGAGCCTCTGACTGACGCGGAGAGGATGAAGTGAGTATCCGCTGCCCCAGGGCCTGCCCTGCCTTGCTCTGTCCCTCTTAGATGCAGGCGAGGCTGGCAGGCTTTTCCTTGGATTAGGTAGAGGTAAAGGGTGGCGTGGGGTGTTTTAGGGGAGGCTTGACGTTGTGGATTTACCTTCCAGAACGAGAGGGTTATGCCATGGGCTCCAGGAGAAGCTGGTATCCTGGAGGTGATGGCTCTGAGGGGCCTGATCTTGCTGAAGAGCCCTTCCCCAGCTCCCGGCCTCCCATGCCAGCTGTCTCCCTGCAGCCCTTCCTGGCCATTCTGTGAGGCCTTTGGAAGGAGGCAGCACTGGGCTGGGTTTCCAGGAGATGAATAATGGAGCAGCCTGACTTTGCAATGGGGAAACTGGAGCTGGGGcttgctggctggctggcttggGCTGTAACCGGAGACACACTGGGAACTGTAGCCCCTGCAATTATGTTTTCCCGTTCTTCTCCAGTGAGGGGAGTAGActgttctctcccctcccctctgcctacCCGTCCCTCCAACCCAAGCTGTGTTCTCAGGGCCAGCAGGCCCAACTCATGCTGAGGCTCCAAGAGTCCCCTGCCCACAGCTGCCTGTCCTCACATCACCCCGCCTTCCTTCTTGAGTCCAGCCTGGGACTCCAGGGTAGTCCTCCTACCTCTGATGCCCCTCTGCCCTTGACCCCTCACCCTACCAGGCTCTTGCAGCAGGAGAATGAGGAGCTTCGCCGGCGCCTGGCCTCCGCCACCAGACGTACTGAGGCCCTGGAGCGCGAGCTGGAGATTGGGCAAGACtgcctggagctggagctgggccAGAGTCGCGAGGAGCTGGACAAGTTTAAGGACAAGTTCCGCAGGTGTGGGAATGAGGGGCTGGGATGCAGGTGCAGGCACCTCCCTGTTCATAGGAGGTTAGCCAGGAGAGGCCTTAGAGATCGTTTGGTTCTGATGAGAAAAACTCAAGTTCTGGGAGGAGCAGGCCTTGTCCAAGATCCCATATCAAGGAGGGGCTGAGCAGGGTCTAAATAACAGGGTCTTGACCCCAGGGGTCTGTCTGCCTTGCATTCCTCTACAGGCTGCAGAACAGCTACACAGCTTCCCAGAGGACCAACCAGGAGCTGGAGGACAAGCTGCACACACTGGTAATCCCTCCTGGAGGGCAGCTGGGCTGGTGCTGTGCTCACAGTGTCGCAGGGGGCTGGGACTTGCCTGGGGAAGCCTTCCtagcctggggctggggagggggcacggGGGGGAGGGGCCGCAGTGTGCTGTGTGAGTCAGGACTGTCTTAACGCTCAcactgtttctcttctctcctcgTCTTCCCCTCATGCTGCCACCGTTGCTGCTGCACTCTCCTCTCAGGCCTCTCTTAGCCACAGCTGGATTTTTGCAGTTGCGTCTGAGTTTGTGTGTTTTCTCCCTTGCCCTGGCCTCCTCCTCAGCTGAGATCAGGGATTGCTGGGACCCAGCCATTGCCCACTGCCcgctcctttcctcttcctcatgTGAAGCCTGTTCAGCAGGGGGGGACAGCTGGGGAGCCTGCTCTTGGCTTGGGCAGAGGTACTGATTGATGTCACCACTGAAGGCTCACAGCTTctctgctgcagtggcaacaagCCCCAGCCATTTGGGGCAAGAGGGCCTGTGGAAGCAATCCATGAATTGAAGATCAGAAGACTGCTTTTGAGCCTGTAGCTCTCTCCCTGCACAACTAGATAATCTCACAGGTgcccccagctgcccccagccccactccccagcctCATCGTGGAATCAGCAACACACACAGGCTTCAGCCCCTGGGTTGGCACAGTGCCTGCCTCTCAGGTGCCAGCTGCCTTGCCTGGTGTGTAGAACCCCTTGAGCTCCCTCCAGGGCTGGGCACCTCTTAGACCACTCTGTCCTGGGCCCCCGCGGCCATTGGTCATGCTCAGAAAGCTCCCTGCCCACAGCCAGCTGGACTGCAGGAGAGGTGTCTGGTCTCCTTCTGTCTGTCCATTGTCTGTCTCCACTCCGTCCGCCTTGGCTGCCCAGCACTTGTGGCTTCCTGTGtctctgggctgggaggaggggctgggaggaagggctggctggggtgtgggctggCTTCACCATGAGTCTTGTGCTTCAGATCAAGAAGGCTGAGATGGACAGGAAAACTCTGGATTGGGAGATCGTGGAGCTGACCAACAAGTTACTGGACGCGAGGAACACCATCAACAAGCTGGAGGAGCTCAATGTACACACACCTCGGGGCCGCCctgcccatgttgctgtgtcccagccccaccctgctccccTGGGTGGCGCGGGgctctgaaccatgtctgtgtcTGCAGGAGCGGTACCGGCTGGACTGCAACCTGGCTGTGCAGCTCCTCAAGTGCAACAAGTCCCACTTCCGTAACCACAAGTTCGCCGACGTGAGTAGGGCATCCTCCTGCCAATGCCCCTCCAGCCTTTTTAGGACCCCTCCAACTCtagtctctctgcctccccccatCCTCCCGCCTTCAGCTCCCCCCCTCTGCTTTGCCTTCACCTCACCTCCCTGTCTCCTCTCAAGCCCGTCAGCTCTGCCGGCTGGCGTCCTGCATGCTGTCAAGGGGCAGGGTCTGGCCCTGTTTATTTTCCTGGAATAGAGACAGGGGGAGAGGTCTCAATTTCCAGATTCtaggcaggaaggaggggctggCCAGAGATATGGGCCATGAGAAGATTGAGAGAGGCAAGGAGCAAACTCTAGACCCCAGAGCTTAGGCCCAGGTTGACAGGGCTTGCAGGGGGAGTGGAGCTGTTTCCAAGGTTCCTGGCCAGTACGGCATCTCAACTTAGGTCTGGTTTGGGCAGAAGCTCCCTCTGAGGTGGGGGAGTTAGAAGCTGGAGAGCATGTGGAGCTCAGCACCAgttctggattcaaatcctggctgtgTTAATTAAAAGCTTCAAGTTATTTTACCCCAGCTGAGCCTCAGCTGACCTGCAAAATGAGGCTATACCTtggcatgtgctttttttttttttttttttttttttgtcttttttagggccacacccatgacatatggaagttcccaagctaggggttgaattggaactgcagccattgtcctataccacagccacagcaacgccagatccaagccttgtctgcagtctacaccacagctcatggcaatgccagagccttaacccactgagtgaggccagggattgaacctgcatcctcatgcatgctagtcagattcgtttctgatgagccacgacgggaactccttggcatgTGCTTTGAGAACCAGAGCAAAGTGCCCAGCACCGTGGGCCTCCCACGTGGCAGCCGTTGGTTTTGTCCTGAGCAAGCTGTCTCAGGCTGGATCGTTCatgtctcttcctccctctctctcctctactCCAGCTGCCCTGTGAACTACAGGATATGGTTCGGAAACATCTCCACAGTGGTCAGGAGGCTGTCAGCCCTGGGCCTGCCCCCAGCCTTGCCCCAGGGGCTGTGGTGCCCACCTCGGTCATTGCCCGCGTGTTGGAGAAGCCAGAGTCTCTCCTGCTCAACTCGGCCCAGTCAGGCAGTGCAGGGCACCCCCTGGCTGAGGATGTCTTTGTGCACGTGGATATGAGTGGGGGGGACCCGGGTGACTTGGCCAGCCCCCCGGCCCcgggcagccccaccccccaacccaatGGGGAGTGCCGCTCTCTGGGCACTGCCAGAGGCTCCCCAGAGGAGGAGCTGCCCCTGCCGGCCTTTGAGAAGCTGAGCCCCTACCCGAccccgtccccaccccacccgctgTATCCCGGCCGCAGGGTGATAGAGTTCTCTGAGGATAAGGTGCGGATTCCCCGCAACAGCCCGCTGCCCAACTGCACCTATGCCACCCGCCAGGCCATCTCCCTGAGTCTGGTGGAGGAGGGCGGTGAGCGGGCCCGTCCTAGCCCagtgcccagcagccctgcctcggcccaggcctccccccagcaccagcccagccctggccctccAGCCCTCAGTGCCCCGGCCAGCTCCGCCAGCTCTGAGGAGGACCTCCTGGCCAGTTGGCAGCGGGCCTTTGTGGACCGCACCCCGCCCCCGGCCACCGTGGCCCAGCGCACAGCCTTCGGACGTGACGCGCTCCCGGAGCTGCAGCGCCACTTCGCCCTCGGCCCCGCTGGTGGAGATGAGGTTCAGGCACCTTCTTCCCCTCCTGGTGAAAGTGGGCTTTTGCTGCCAGCGGAAGCTGCCCCCAGCTTTCCCAGGGAGGAGGACGAGGAAGAGCTGAACCTGCCCATCAGCCCTGAGGAAGAGTGCCGGAGCTTGCTGCCCAGTGACAGTGGCCCGGAGGAGGGGCCTGGCACTCCTCGCACTGAGGGCAGGCCCTGGGCACTCCCCAGCTCCAGCCGCCCCCAGCGCAGCCCCAAGAGGATGGGGGTGCACCACCTGCACCGAAAGGACAGCCTGACACAGGCCCAGGAGCAGGGCAACCTGCTCAACTAGGGCCCAGCTTGCCCTTCCTGCCATTGCTGCACTGGGACTGCAGGGCACTGCTGCCCTTGCAGCTCACAGTCCCCACATAGCCCAAGCCCTTGAACTCTGCTCCCTGTGTGGGTAAGGTTAGACCACACCAGGCCCTTCAGCTGCCTTGGCTGTAACTGGTATCGGCTTGCCTCGTGGTTTTTCCCCCCTGGAATATTTATTCTCCAAAAGTAACATACAGCTGGGGCTCAGGACCCTTTTCCAATCAGCCCATATTGGTCTGTTCTGGGAGCTGAGGGGTTGTTAACATCAGTGTTCATCCTCCATCCTCCTTGCACATCCAccaggtgtgtttttttttttttcttccagagggGGAGGGGTCATTGGGATTATTAacctctaatttttattttttacctgttTTCCTCTCCCCCCAAATCCTCTGCAGAGCTGTTGCCTTCAAGGGGCCTGGCACGGCAGGCCCTGGGGATGTGGGAGAGGACTGACTCAGGGCTCCCCTCAGCTGTTCCTCCCTCTGGAAGGGAGTAGAGGGTGGGATTCAGGGGCCTCAAGCTGGGCTCTAGGTGAAACCTGGCCCTGCTCCCAGCCTTGGCTTTAGACTGTTACTCCCAGCTTTGGGAAATTTTCACATcgataactattttaaaattaaaactattttactGATATGGCCTAATTTATCTATTAATGatctttttttgccattcttgaGTGTTCCCAGTCCTAGTCATGTCCTCACCTTTTGCTGgtgactccccccaccccactctgccTGGGGCTTCCCTGGGCCCAGAGCATCAGGCAGTGGGAGAGGGTGCACCTCAAGTAAACTTGGCGGGTCTTGAGTCTGTCCTTGAGGTAGGATCCAGTCCAGCCCAGCCTTGGAGGCTCTTTACTTGAGTTATGATCCTTAAAGGGCCTTTGTAAGGTGTCACCCCAGAAACCTGGGTCCTGGAAGTCAGAGACCTGAGTCAGACCTATTTGAGACATTTGCAGCCAGTGGACCCTGCCTAAagcttgggctgtggtgtagcactGCCCCCTAGTGGTGTCTAGTGATAGTACCAATTCCCCTGCCAGCCCCCAGTGACGAGAGCTGGAGGCCAGGTTGTAGAGTTCATAAAATCTCTTCCGAGCCAGCGGGCTGCAGCTAGAGCTGCCAACAAGTCCAGAGGCATTGCCTTGGGTTCAAGTGCCCCCAAAGATTTTGTTTAGTCACAGCTTCCAGAGCCTCCCACCACACTGCCAGGAGCTGCCAGAGCTCCAGgcacccccccacaccctccctcccaaGCCCAGGGCTGACCCTGTATCCGGGACAAAGTGCTGGGGACAAATGTAATGATGCTCAGATGCTGATATGGAGTCACATCTCAGTCTCCGCCAATAGACTGTCCCCAAGTCCTGACGTCATTAGCACCATCTGAGAGCTGGGATCTGTGGAAGGGCAGAGGGGTGTTCAGTCCACCAGG from Sus scrofa isolate TJ Tabasco breed Duroc chromosome 7, Sscrofa11.1, whole genome shotgun sequence encodes:
- the TJAP1 gene encoding tight junction-associated protein 1 isoform X4 is translated as MLRLQESPAHSCLSSHHPAFLLESSLGLQGSPPTSDAPLPLTPHPTRLLQQENEELRRRLASATRRTEALERELEIGQDCLELELGQSREELDKFKDKFRRLQNSYTASQRTNQELEDKLHTLIKKAEMDRKTLDWEIVELTNKLLDARNTINKLEELNERYRLDCNLAVQLLKCNKSHFRNHKFADLPCELQDMVRKHLHSGQEAVSPGPAPSLAPGAVVPTSVIARVLEKPESLLLNSAQSGSAGHPLAEDVFVHVDMSGGDPGDLASPPAPGSPTPQPNGECRSLGTARGSPEEELPLPAFEKLSPYPTPSPPHPLYPGRRVIEFSEDKVRIPRNSPLPNCTYATRQAISLSLVEEGGERARPSPVPSSPASAQASPQHQPSPGPPALSAPASSASSEEDLLASWQRAFVDRTPPPATVAQRTAFGRDALPELQRHFALGPAGGDEVQAPSSPPGESGLLLPAEAAPSFPREEDEEELNLPISPEEECRSLLPSDSGPEEGPGTPRTEGRPWALPSSSRPQRSPKRMGVHHLHRKDSLTQAQEQGNLLN
- the TJAP1 gene encoding tight junction-associated protein 1 isoform X3; the protein is MFNLWPLWGPLGSGALSASHQTNCSSLSREEPLTDAERMKLLQQENEELRRRLASATRRTEALERELEIGQDCLELELGQSREELDKFKDKFRRLQNSYTASQRTNQELEDKLHTLASLSHSWIFAIKKAEMDRKTLDWEIVELTNKLLDARNTINKLEELNERYRLDCNLAVQLLKCNKSHFRNHKFADLPCELQDMVRKHLHSGQEAVSPGPAPSLAPGAVVPTSVIARVLEKPESLLLNSAQSGSAGHPLAEDVFVHVDMSGGDPGDLASPPAPGSPTPQPNGECRSLGTARGSPEEELPLPAFEKLSPYPTPSPPHPLYPGRRVIEFSEDKVRIPRNSPLPNCTYATRQAISLSLVEEGGERARPSPVPSSPASAQASPQHQPSPGPPALSAPASSASSEEDLLASWQRAFVDRTPPPATVAQRTAFGRDALPELQRHFALGPAGGDEVQAPSSPPGESGLLLPAEAAPSFPREEDEEELNLPISPEEECRSLLPSDSGPEEGPGTPRTEGRPWALPSSSRPQRSPKRMGVHHLHRKDSLTQAQEQGNLLN
- the TJAP1 gene encoding tight junction-associated protein 1 isoform X1; translated protein: MLRLQESPAHSCLSSHHPAFLLESSLGLQGSPPTSDAPLPLTPHPTRLLQQENEELRRRLASATRRTEALERELEIGQDCLELELGQSREELDKFKDKFRRLQNSYTASQRTNQELEDKLHTLASLSHSWIFAIKKAEMDRKTLDWEIVELTNKLLDARNTINKLEELNERYRLDCNLAVQLLKCNKSHFRNHKFADLPCELQDMVRKHLHSGQEAVSPGPAPSLAPGAVVPTSVIARVLEKPESLLLNSAQSGSAGHPLAEDVFVHVDMSGGDPGDLASPPAPGSPTPQPNGECRSLGTARGSPEEELPLPAFEKLSPYPTPSPPHPLYPGRRVIEFSEDKVRIPRNSPLPNCTYATRQAISLSLVEEGGERARPSPVPSSPASAQASPQHQPSPGPPALSAPASSASSEEDLLASWQRAFVDRTPPPATVAQRTAFGRDALPELQRHFALGPAGGDEVQAPSSPPGESGLLLPAEAAPSFPREEDEEELNLPISPEEECRSLLPSDSGPEEGPGTPRTEGRPWALPSSSRPQRSPKRMGVHHLHRKDSLTQAQEQGNLLN
- the TJAP1 gene encoding tight junction-associated protein 1 isoform X2 — protein: MTSAAPAKKPYRKAPPEHRELRLEAPGSRLEQEEPLTDAERMKLLQQENEELRRRLASATRRTEALERELEIGQDCLELELGQSREELDKFKDKFRRLQNSYTASQRTNQELEDKLHTLASLSHSWIFAIKKAEMDRKTLDWEIVELTNKLLDARNTINKLEELNERYRLDCNLAVQLLKCNKSHFRNHKFADLPCELQDMVRKHLHSGQEAVSPGPAPSLAPGAVVPTSVIARVLEKPESLLLNSAQSGSAGHPLAEDVFVHVDMSGGDPGDLASPPAPGSPTPQPNGECRSLGTARGSPEEELPLPAFEKLSPYPTPSPPHPLYPGRRVIEFSEDKVRIPRNSPLPNCTYATRQAISLSLVEEGGERARPSPVPSSPASAQASPQHQPSPGPPALSAPASSASSEEDLLASWQRAFVDRTPPPATVAQRTAFGRDALPELQRHFALGPAGGDEVQAPSSPPGESGLLLPAEAAPSFPREEDEEELNLPISPEEECRSLLPSDSGPEEGPGTPRTEGRPWALPSSSRPQRSPKRMGVHHLHRKDSLTQAQEQGNLLN
- the TJAP1 gene encoding tight junction-associated protein 1 isoform X5; protein product: MTSAAPAKKPYRKAPPEHRELRLEAPGSRLEQEEPLTDAERMKLLQQENEELRRRLASATRRTEALERELEIGQDCLELELGQSREELDKFKDKFRRLQNSYTASQRTNQELEDKLHTLIKKAEMDRKTLDWEIVELTNKLLDARNTINKLEELNERYRLDCNLAVQLLKCNKSHFRNHKFADLPCELQDMVRKHLHSGQEAVSPGPAPSLAPGAVVPTSVIARVLEKPESLLLNSAQSGSAGHPLAEDVFVHVDMSGGDPGDLASPPAPGSPTPQPNGECRSLGTARGSPEEELPLPAFEKLSPYPTPSPPHPLYPGRRVIEFSEDKVRIPRNSPLPNCTYATRQAISLSLVEEGGERARPSPVPSSPASAQASPQHQPSPGPPALSAPASSASSEEDLLASWQRAFVDRTPPPATVAQRTAFGRDALPELQRHFALGPAGGDEVQAPSSPPGESGLLLPAEAAPSFPREEDEEELNLPISPEEECRSLLPSDSGPEEGPGTPRTEGRPWALPSSSRPQRSPKRMGVHHLHRKDSLTQAQEQGNLLN